A single genomic interval of Mucilaginibacter robiniae harbors:
- a CDS encoding ABC transporter ATP-binding protein, whose product MKTYFRLLSFAKPIEKFAIPYFIATTLSVIFNTLNLALLIPLLQTLFFKNNDCTGIATRTAASKPSLLDMSATFNYYVDLIVSKYGSWGALQFVCGTIIVSVFLSNLFRYLSQRTMENMRAHTLLNLRRAVFGNVLDLHLGYFSNERKGDIISKIASDVQIVQYSVTGTLQVIFKEPLQIIFYVGFLFATSVKLTVYSMLIIPISALLISRIVKRLKQQAVASQKSYGVMISYLDEALSGIKVIKAFNAASYTKQRFDEENVKYTNLVKSMARRQQAASPVSEALGVTMIACLVLYGGYLILNNQSTTLSAAAFIGYIAMFSQVTRPAKAISDSFSSIHSGIAAGERVLQLIDEKPLITDAPNAITLTGFEKGMQFNNVSFAYGDKEVLHNISLNIPKGKTVALVGPSGGGKSTLMDMIPRFIEPQSGTITVDGYDINAVTMDSLRSLMGIVNQESILFNDSIYNNIAFGKPGATPDEVEAAARIANAHNFILSTEEGYQTNVGDRGTKLSGGQKQRICIARAVLSNPPIMLLDEATSALDTESEKLVQDALNNLMKNRTSLIIAHRLSTIQNADLIVVLEAGCVVEQGTHTELLQNNGLYRKLIDMQTFQTA is encoded by the coding sequence ATGAAAACTTACTTTCGGTTACTTTCCTTTGCTAAACCCATTGAGAAGTTTGCAATACCCTACTTTATAGCCACCACGCTTTCCGTTATATTCAATACGCTAAATTTAGCGCTATTGATTCCGTTGTTGCAAACGTTGTTTTTTAAAAATAATGATTGTACAGGTATTGCAACCCGAACAGCTGCTTCTAAGCCATCATTGTTGGATATGAGTGCAACGTTTAACTATTATGTTGATTTAATTGTCAGTAAATATGGTTCTTGGGGGGCTTTGCAGTTTGTTTGTGGTACCATAATAGTATCTGTATTCTTAAGCAACTTATTCCGTTATCTGTCACAACGCACTATGGAAAACATGCGAGCCCATACTTTGCTTAATTTGCGGAGGGCTGTTTTTGGTAACGTGCTGGATTTACACCTAGGCTACTTTAGCAACGAGCGTAAAGGCGATATCATCTCCAAAATAGCTTCGGATGTGCAGATTGTACAATACTCGGTTACCGGCACTTTGCAGGTGATATTTAAAGAGCCTTTACAAATCATATTCTATGTAGGCTTCCTGTTTGCCACATCCGTTAAGCTTACGGTCTATTCCATGCTGATTATTCCCATATCAGCTCTATTGATTTCTCGCATTGTAAAGCGCCTGAAACAACAGGCGGTTGCTTCGCAAAAAAGCTATGGTGTTATGATTAGCTACCTGGATGAAGCCTTATCGGGTATCAAAGTAATCAAAGCTTTTAATGCTGCTAGTTATACTAAACAGCGCTTTGATGAAGAAAACGTTAAATATACCAACCTGGTAAAATCAATGGCTCGCAGGCAACAGGCAGCCTCTCCGGTTTCTGAAGCTTTAGGGGTTACCATGATTGCTTGTTTGGTGTTATATGGAGGTTACTTGATCTTAAATAATCAATCTACTACTTTAAGTGCAGCAGCCTTTATTGGGTATATTGCCATGTTCTCGCAAGTAACAAGACCAGCTAAGGCTATTTCTGATTCGTTCAGCAGTATTCATTCCGGTATAGCTGCCGGCGAGCGGGTACTGCAACTTATTGACGAGAAACCGCTGATTACCGATGCACCTAATGCAATCACCTTAACAGGTTTTGAAAAGGGTATGCAGTTCAACAACGTGTCTTTTGCTTACGGCGATAAGGAGGTGCTGCATAATATTAGCCTGAATATTCCGAAAGGAAAAACGGTGGCCTTGGTAGGTCCATCAGGCGGGGGTAAATCTACCTTAATGGATATGATACCACGTTTTATTGAGCCGCAAAGCGGAACGATTACTGTGGATGGATATGACATTAATGCTGTTACTATGGATTCGTTACGTAGCCTGATGGGCATTGTAAACCAGGAATCTATTTTGTTTAATGATAGCATTTACAACAACATTGCCTTCGGTAAACCAGGAGCTACACCTGATGAGGTAGAAGCCGCTGCCCGTATTGCTAATGCGCATAATTTTATTCTGAGTACGGAAGAAGGTTATCAAACTAACGTAGGCGACCGTGGTACCAAATTATCTGGAGGCCAAAAACAGCGTATCTGCATTGCCCGTGCGGTGTTAAGTAATCCGCCTATTATGCTGCTGGATGAAGCTACTTCAGCGCTGGATACTGAATCGGAAAAGTTGGTGCAAGATGCGTTGAACAACCTAATGAAGAACCGTACCTCGCT